One genomic region from Anguilla rostrata isolate EN2019 chromosome 2, ASM1855537v3, whole genome shotgun sequence encodes:
- the p2ry11 gene encoding P2Y purinoceptor 11, with amino-acid sequence MPGPNNSFGEFQQRFLPPLFGLQFCLALAGNGAALWLMVTRERRRNWHTGLVFSCNLAASDLLYALTLPLLVLYYAGGKQWHFGEAACKAERFLFTCNLYSSILFVTCISVNRYVGIVHPFFTRSHVRPKHATAVSLLVWAAVAAASSPVLRFAGEVKNATVECTSTHSHTDDRPHFAYSVCLAVFGCLLPFLATAASYAAIFRVVWRNANITQAEKRKVGLMVGAVLALYAISFVPYHVLRNYHLYLKLHNKNILAVYKAYQVSKGLVTLNICLHPLLYMALFGSIRTVCCGGAEERGAQSPGGQRLCPT; translated from the coding sequence ATGCCAGGCCCTAACAATTCGTTTGGTGAGTTCCAGCAGCGGTTCCTGCCGCCGCTGTTCGGGTTGCAGTTCTGCCTGGCGCTGGCGGGGAACGGGGCCGCCCTGTGGCTGATGGTGACGCGGGAGCGCCGTCGGAACTGGCACACGGGCCTAGTGTTCTCCTGCAACCTGGCGGCCAGCGACCTGCTGTACGCGCTCACGCTGCCGCTGCTGGTGCTGTACTACGCCGGCGGCAAGCAGTGGCACTTCGGTGAGGCGGCCTGCAAGGCCGAGCGCTTCCTCTTCACCTGCAACCTGTACAGCAGCATCCTCTTCGTCACCTGCATCAGCGTCAACCGCTACGTGGGCATCGTGCACCCCTTCTTCACGCGGAGCCACGTGCGCCCCAAGCATGCCACGGCTGTCAGCCTCCTGGTCtgggcggcggtggcggccgCCTCGTCCCCGGTGCTGCGGTTCGCCGGCGAGGTGAAGAATGCCACCGTGGAGTGCACGTCGACCCACTCGCACACAGATGACCGCCCGCACTTCGCCTACAGCGTGTGCCTGGCGGTCTTCGGCTGCCTGCTGCCCTTCCTGGCCACCGCGGCCTCGTACGCCGCCATCTTCAGGGTGGTGTGGAGGAACGCCAACATCACGCAGGCGGAGAAGAGGAAGGTGGGGCTGATGGTGGGGGCAGTGCTTGCCCTGTACGCCATCTCCTTCGTGCCCTATCACGTCCTGCGAAACTACCACTTGTACCTGAAGCTCCACAACAAGAATATACTGGCGGTGTACAAGGCCTACCAGGTGAGCAAGGGGCTGGTGACGCTCAACATTTGCCTCCACCCCTTGCTCTACATGGCCCTGTTCGGCAGCATCCGGACTGTCTGCTGTGGAGGGGCGGAGGAGAGGGGTGCCCAATCCCCTGGGGGACAGCGGTTGTGCCCAACCTGA